The Sedimentisphaera salicampi genome includes a region encoding these proteins:
- a CDS encoding efflux transporter outer membrane subunit has protein sequence MKITLLYLFSAAFILSGCSTKSPEKIETSRQIPAEFSRNGNAKLPEKWWQHFGDERLSGLIEDALQDNFTIKAAYSRMEQARQNAVKAGAGKLPEVNYSAQGSRSRSKAMNETAYSNQFSAGLQASYEIDLWKRIDASQKAAQKTFEASRQDLTAAKISLSADIAEVWYNLKAGLLEKQIIEKQVQTNLKSLETVRMQYRQGMANASDVHSQERLLEAAKGRLINAGKNVNLLENQLAVLLGREPKEFSADPEAEIPKLPALPEAGVPATLLQRRPDLISSLNSVRSADYSAAASIAQQYPSLTLTGSLSGADSDIEDVFDNWLGSIAAGLTGPLFDAGKREAEANRARAVLQERISSYRQNVITAVKDVEDALETEQRENEYFRSLQKQLEMAKKNTKSVKQQYINGQQGYIYLLNAIENQQELEISLVNSRLNLVKARIALCRALAGGWEKSS, from the coding sequence ATGAAAATAACACTTTTATATCTCTTCTCTGCTGCATTCATTCTTTCAGGCTGTTCCACAAAATCGCCGGAGAAGATTGAGACCAGCCGGCAGATTCCAGCGGAGTTTAGCCGAAATGGCAATGCTAAGCTGCCTGAGAAATGGTGGCAGCATTTCGGCGATGAGAGGCTCAGCGGGCTTATAGAAGATGCCCTGCAAGACAATTTCACAATCAAAGCCGCCTACTCACGTATGGAGCAGGCAAGGCAAAACGCTGTCAAAGCTGGCGCAGGAAAGCTTCCCGAGGTGAACTACTCGGCTCAGGGCTCGCGCAGCAGAAGCAAGGCAATGAACGAAACCGCTTACTCGAATCAGTTTTCCGCCGGCCTTCAAGCCTCCTATGAAATAGACCTCTGGAAGCGCATTGATGCATCTCAGAAGGCAGCGCAGAAAACCTTTGAGGCAAGCCGGCAGGATTTGACAGCCGCCAAAATCAGTCTGAGCGCTGATATAGCCGAAGTCTGGTACAACCTGAAAGCTGGACTCCTTGAGAAGCAGATTATAGAAAAGCAGGTTCAAACAAACCTCAAATCGCTCGAAACTGTACGGATGCAGTACCGTCAGGGAATGGCAAATGCCTCCGATGTTCACAGTCAGGAAAGGCTTCTTGAGGCGGCAAAAGGCAGGCTTATAAATGCTGGGAAAAACGTTAATCTTCTGGAGAATCAGCTTGCTGTTCTTCTGGGCAGAGAGCCGAAAGAATTTTCTGCCGACCCCGAAGCAGAAATCCCCAAGCTGCCCGCGCTTCCTGAGGCGGGGGTACCTGCCACGCTCCTCCAGCGAAGGCCGGACTTGATCAGCTCGCTGAATTCCGTTCGCTCTGCAGACTATTCTGCAGCGGCATCTATCGCCCAGCAGTATCCCTCGCTCACTCTCACCGGCTCGCTTTCCGGAGCAGACAGCGATATTGAAGACGTTTTCGACAATTGGCTCGGCTCGATTGCCGCCGGACTCACCGGCCCGCTTTTCGATGCAGGCAAGCGTGAGGCAGAGGCAAACAGGGCAAGGGCAGTATTGCAGGAGCGAATAAGCAGCTACCGCCAGAACGTTATTACGGCTGTGAAGGATGTGGAAGATGCACTCGAAACCGAGCAGCGGGAGAATGAGTATTTCAGGAGCCTGCAAAAACAGCTCGAGATGGCAAAGAAAAACACAAAGTCTGTAAAACAGCAGTACATAAACGGCCAGCAGGGATATATATACCTGCTCAATGCAATCGAAAACCAGCAGGAACTCGAGATTTCGCTCGTGAATTCAAGGCTTAATCTGGTTAAGGCGAGAATAGCACTGTGCAGGGCTCTTGCAGGAGGCTGGGAGAAGAGCAGCTGA
- a CDS encoding TetR/AcrR family transcriptional regulator: MPKTHKEVKDRLIEAGMEVFSEKGYRNATIAQICSQAEVNIASVNYYFGSKDRLYQEVWRRAFAIALEKYPLDGGLGEDAPPEDQLRAFIQAKVYQLLNPGKLGSAGKILSNELSQETEILKEIKHEVILPMAELLESIVRKILGSNAQERQVKLCAMSIINQCIVLGVMQAKGAFGPKNIFSGVIPDSKNREAGLEKIAEHIYQFSLAGIRKIAENCQEQKD, encoded by the coding sequence ATGCCAAAAACGCATAAAGAGGTAAAGGATAGGCTGATTGAGGCCGGAATGGAAGTTTTTTCCGAAAAAGGCTATCGAAACGCCACAATCGCCCAGATCTGCAGCCAAGCGGAGGTAAACATAGCTTCCGTGAATTATTATTTTGGCTCTAAAGACCGCCTCTATCAGGAGGTATGGCGGCGGGCTTTCGCAATAGCCCTCGAGAAATACCCCCTCGACGGCGGGCTCGGAGAGGATGCCCCGCCTGAAGATCAGCTTCGGGCATTTATTCAGGCAAAGGTTTATCAGCTTCTCAACCCGGGCAAGCTCGGCTCAGCCGGAAAGATACTTTCAAACGAGCTCAGTCAGGAAACCGAAATCCTCAAAGAAATTAAGCATGAGGTGATCCTGCCAATGGCAGAGCTGCTTGAATCTATTGTACGCAAGATTCTGGGCTCAAACGCGCAAGAGCGGCAGGTAAAACTCTGCGCAATGAGCATAATCAATCAGTGCATAGTGCTTGGTGTAATGCAGGCGAAAGGGGCTTTTGGGCCGAAAAACATATTTTCCGGCGTTATTCCAGACTCGAAAAACCGTGAGGCAGGTCTTGAGAAAATCGCTGAGCATATCTACCAGTTTTCTCTTGCCGGAATAAGAAAGATTGCAGAAAACTGCCAAGAGCAGAAAGATTAG
- the ispH gene encoding 4-hydroxy-3-methylbut-2-enyl diphosphate reductase: MKVLTAEKCGFCLGVRNAIKIAEQTLEKESPVYSLGPVIHNQDVVSRLADKGLVTVESLDKIPGGTVLIRSHGATKAMIEDIQSRGLSIVDATCVLVKHVQQKAARLEAEGWMVVIAGDPRHPEIISIAGHTESAVVAETPEQMKELAGSHEKTALLCQTTQSYGFFSNMAAAAVNADFSEIRAVNTLCRESQRRQQAAKQLSEKVDVMFVLGGLHSANTRKLAELCSEGCKNVYHLQNKSELKQEMLRDCSSAGITAGASTPDWVIQEFTETIREI; encoded by the coding sequence ATGAAAGTATTAACAGCAGAAAAATGCGGTTTCTGCCTCGGCGTTCGCAATGCAATTAAAATCGCCGAACAGACGCTCGAAAAAGAATCCCCCGTTTACAGCCTCGGGCCTGTAATACACAATCAGGATGTCGTAAGCAGACTCGCTGATAAGGGGTTAGTTACAGTTGAAAGCCTTGATAAAATACCCGGAGGCACTGTACTGATTCGCTCGCACGGGGCAACAAAGGCAATGATCGAAGATATTCAGAGCAGAGGTCTGAGCATAGTTGATGCAACCTGCGTGCTGGTAAAGCATGTTCAGCAGAAGGCCGCTCGGCTTGAGGCTGAGGGCTGGATGGTTGTTATAGCAGGAGACCCGAGGCACCCCGAGATAATCTCAATCGCCGGTCATACTGAGTCTGCTGTGGTAGCCGAGACCCCCGAGCAGATGAAGGAGCTTGCAGGTTCACACGAAAAAACGGCTCTTTTATGCCAGACTACGCAGTCTTACGGATTTTTCTCCAATATGGCAGCGGCAGCGGTAAACGCTGACTTCTCAGAGATAAGGGCGGTAAACACGCTGTGCAGAGAATCGCAGAGGAGGCAGCAGGCAGCGAAGCAGCTGTCTGAAAAAGTGGATGTGATGTTCGTTCTCGGCGGGCTTCACAGCGCAAACACCAGAAAACTCGCCGAGCTGTGCAGTGAAGGATGCAAAAACGTATATCACTTGCAGAACAAATCTGAGCTCAAGCAGGAGATGCTGAGAGATTGCAGCTCTGCAGGAATTACCGCAGGCGCATCAACGCCGGACTGGGTGATTCAGGAATTCACCGAAACAATCCGTGAGATTTGA
- a CDS encoding PH domain-containing protein: MYCSKCGRQISDDARFCEGCGAPTAEYNSAGSSQNDYTQHDAGSPSIKVSPTFNPLLSVASFIPVQLFLTAWGAGFLGGMSLGAVKAWKLGIPEWAPFVFFGAIFFFAVPALVYFFKKKTYEKTEYRFFKDRLEYSEGFLTAQDKTIKYDKITETSMRRGVVQKRFGLGTIFLATPASGYQQNRASSGIRIKDVEQPEKLYSQIESLIGK; the protein is encoded by the coding sequence ATGTATTGCAGTAAATGCGGCAGGCAGATCAGCGATGATGCGAGGTTCTGCGAGGGCTGCGGCGCACCGACAGCAGAATATAACTCGGCTGGAAGCAGCCAAAATGATTACACTCAGCACGATGCAGGGAGCCCTTCGATAAAGGTGAGCCCTACGTTCAATCCGCTTCTTAGTGTGGCATCTTTTATTCCTGTCCAATTGTTCCTCACGGCATGGGGAGCAGGTTTTCTCGGGGGGATGAGTTTGGGCGCAGTTAAGGCTTGGAAACTGGGGATCCCCGAATGGGCGCCTTTTGTTTTCTTTGGTGCGATTTTCTTTTTCGCAGTGCCGGCTTTGGTTTATTTTTTCAAGAAGAAAACCTACGAGAAAACTGAATACCGCTTCTTCAAAGACCGCCTCGAATATTCCGAGGGCTTTCTTACAGCTCAGGATAAAACAATCAAATACGATAAAATCACCGAGACTTCCATGCGAAGGGGGGTTGTGCAGAAGCGTTTCGGGCTTGGAACAATCTTCCTCGCAACGCCTGCAAGCGGCTATCAGCAAAACCGTGCTTCAAGCGGGATAAGGATAAAAGACGTTGAGCAGCCCGAAAAACTGTACTCTCAGATAGAATCCTTAATAGGGAAATAG
- a CDS encoding ABC transporter permease, whose protein sequence is MSRLENILAARYFRRRLITFLAAGAVAVSVFIVIVVMTIMNGLVLDFKDRNHDFFGDCIISSTSLTGFAGFEELEERLLASEKIEAASPVVNSYGLLSSRLLPSNIGVNIIGVLPEKHCEVTSFCGSLYEPAGKPSDVFKTQGSDAAGCIRGVAMMNQRSESGKYNHTIDTSIEFTLTTFPLSPSGMPAQAGADISSSKTFRLVNDSNSKLAKEDNYNFYVPLEEAQLLCGMAGQSPRVTSLHLRFSPKTGLQEGCREARTVLADFREGYSGEHPELLDNVRAESWKQYRSEVIAPVEKEQIMLTIMFLLIGIVTVFVVLVVFVLIVSGKTKDIGILKSCGLSNGSVLAVFMKFAALTGALGASAGAIGAWAFLSKINELETWLFENYGWQLWNRSMYVIDEIPNKLQPGVIAPVFIFAVLASLLGAAVPAVQAAFRRPSETLRVENL, encoded by the coding sequence TTGAGCAGGCTCGAAAACATCCTTGCGGCAAGGTATTTCCGCAGAAGGCTTATAACATTCCTCGCTGCAGGGGCTGTGGCGGTGTCTGTGTTTATCGTTATTGTTGTGATGACGATAATGAACGGCCTTGTGCTGGATTTCAAAGACCGCAATCACGATTTCTTCGGAGACTGCATCATAAGCTCCACCTCCCTCACCGGTTTTGCAGGATTTGAGGAGCTAGAAGAGAGGCTTCTGGCAAGCGAAAAGATTGAGGCGGCAAGCCCTGTTGTAAACAGCTACGGGTTGCTCTCAAGCAGGCTGCTGCCCAGCAATATCGGCGTGAATATTATCGGCGTTCTCCCCGAGAAGCACTGCGAGGTTACCAGTTTCTGCGGGAGCCTTTATGAACCTGCCGGCAAGCCTTCCGATGTCTTTAAAACGCAGGGCAGTGATGCAGCAGGGTGCATTAGAGGTGTGGCAATGATGAATCAGCGAAGCGAAAGCGGAAAATACAACCACACCATCGATACCAGCATTGAATTCACACTCACCACATTCCCCCTGTCTCCAAGCGGTATGCCCGCGCAGGCGGGGGCGGATATCTCGAGCAGCAAAACATTCCGCCTTGTGAACGATTCGAACTCAAAGCTCGCAAAAGAAGACAACTACAATTTCTACGTGCCATTGGAAGAGGCGCAGCTGCTCTGCGGAATGGCAGGACAGAGCCCGAGAGTTACCTCGCTCCACCTTCGCTTTTCCCCGAAAACAGGGCTGCAGGAAGGCTGCCGAGAGGCAAGGACAGTTCTTGCTGATTTCAGGGAGGGCTATTCGGGAGAACACCCCGAGCTGCTGGACAACGTACGGGCAGAGAGCTGGAAGCAGTATCGAAGCGAGGTGATAGCGCCGGTGGAGAAAGAGCAGATTATGCTTACGATTATGTTCCTGCTTATCGGGATCGTAACGGTGTTCGTAGTGCTTGTGGTGTTTGTGCTGATAGTGAGCGGGAAAACGAAGGATATCGGAATCCTGAAAAGCTGCGGGCTCTCGAATGGATCCGTTCTTGCTGTTTTTATGAAATTTGCAGCGCTCACAGGAGCCCTCGGGGCATCTGCCGGAGCGATTGGGGCGTGGGCGTTTCTGAGCAAGATAAACGAGCTTGAAACATGGCTGTTTGAGAATTACGGCTGGCAGCTCTGGAACCGGAGCATGTATGTAATCGATGAGATACCCAATAAGCTTCAGCCGGGCGTGATAGCGCCGGTGTTTATATTTGCTGTGCTCGCCTCGCTGCTTGGGGCGGCAGTGCCCGCTGTGCAGGCTGCTTTTAGACGCCCGTCTGAAACGCTCAGAGTAGAAAACCTCTAA